In one window of Paraflavitalea soli DNA:
- a CDS encoding RagB/SusD family nutrient uptake outer membrane protein, with protein MKRKLTYILITLSTIGTFSSCKRVIDLTPESAISAANALTNADAAQAAIIGCYDGLQSLPRTFLIWGEGRTDVYGPSDLSVVEQLQLINGNVNSNNSLCAWGDAYTTINRVNNVLKYVPNIPAFATKESILGEAYFIRALLYFYLVRTFEHIPLITEPYYSTSQDYFPKQADPAAVYAQVLSDLLAAETRVPDTYSLLIDTKGRATKGAVRAALADYYMWKKQYQQALDISAKIITGSPANYTLVPGASYSNIFLTKNTTESIFELQFSNGTNENGNTLIGFFLPVGQTSPTAYPGGNWLVAPSQKLKDAFEPGDLRKNGTYLNTGSPATPWRDVNKDYGAKYVGTVTGSQRFNDCNYILYRLADIILLRAEAYNELTQTGNAIIELNKIRTRAGLGATKATTQDDVRVAIENERLKELAFEGKRYFDLLRSGRYATVTGNTNPDWVRWPIASNELLINTNLDQNHGY; from the coding sequence ATGAAACGGAAACTAACTTATATATTAATTACCCTCTCCACCATAGGTACCTTCTCCTCCTGTAAGCGTGTCATTGACCTGACACCTGAAAGTGCAATCTCTGCAGCCAACGCGCTGACCAATGCCGATGCTGCGCAGGCAGCCATCATTGGCTGTTATGACGGATTGCAAAGCCTGCCACGTACCTTTTTGATCTGGGGCGAAGGCAGGACGGATGTATATGGTCCCAGCGATCTATCGGTAGTGGAACAATTGCAGTTGATCAACGGCAATGTCAATTCCAATAATTCACTGTGCGCCTGGGGCGATGCTTATACCACCATCAACCGGGTAAACAATGTATTGAAATACGTGCCCAATATTCCTGCCTTTGCCACCAAAGAAAGTATACTGGGCGAAGCCTATTTTATCAGGGCTTTATTGTATTTCTATTTGGTAAGGACCTTTGAGCATATACCCCTCATTACAGAACCTTACTATTCCACTTCGCAGGACTATTTCCCCAAACAGGCTGATCCGGCTGCTGTATATGCCCAGGTATTGTCTGATCTTCTGGCGGCCGAAACCCGCGTACCCGATACCTATTCTCTTTTGATAGATACCAAGGGCCGGGCTACCAAGGGCGCTGTAAGGGCGGCCCTGGCCGACTACTATATGTGGAAGAAACAATACCAGCAGGCACTGGATATATCTGCTAAGATCATTACAGGCAGTCCCGCCAACTATACCCTGGTGCCAGGCGCCAGTTATAGCAACATCTTCCTGACTAAAAACACGACCGAGTCCATCTTTGAACTACAATTCAGCAATGGCACCAATGAAAATGGGAATACACTGATCGGTTTCTTTCTGCCTGTAGGCCAAACCTCCCCTACTGCCTATCCGGGCGGCAACTGGCTGGTGGCCCCTTCTCAGAAACTAAAAGATGCTTTCGAACCCGGCGATCTGCGAAAGAATGGCACCTACCTGAATACCGGCAGCCCTGCCACTCCCTGGAGGGATGTCAACAAAGACTATGGCGCCAAATACGTGGGCACCGTAACAGGCAGCCAGCGGTTTAACGATTGCAATTATATCCTGTACAGACTGGCAGACATCATTTTACTGCGGGCAGAGGCTTATAATGAACTGACACAAACAGGCAATGCCATTATTGAACTCAATAAGATACGGACCCGCGCAGGGCTGGGCGCCACCAAGGCTACTACCCAAGACGATGTAAGAGTAGCCATTGAGAACGAACGGCTGAAGGAACTGGCTTTTGAAGGCAAACGGTATTTTGACCTGTTACGCAGTGGTCGTTATGCCACCGTCACCGGTAATACCAATCCCGATTGGGTAAGGTGGCCCATTGCCAGCAATGAGTTACTGATCAACACCAACCTGGACCAAAACCACGGCTATTGA
- a CDS encoding FAD-dependent oxidoreductase, giving the protein MRSYFIALLCALAVGSIGFAQSNKAPLTADICIYGGTAAGVIAAYTAQQMGKTVILIEPGRHLGGMTSGGLGYTDIGNKYVVTGLARDFYRRIGTHYGKFEQWVFEPKVAEGILNDYVKRAGFPVLFENRLVKVIKENNRLQAITLENSYQPGTVSHQTVRAKVFIDCSYEGDLMARSGVTYTVGREANSQYDETINGVQLMNGHQFPDGIDPYVVPGNPQSGLLWGISKEVPRDNGMGNKMVQAYNFRITLSNIPENRVTITRPLNYDPAKYELLLRLKGKQPWKALTDVFIWSLMPNGKTDINNKGGFSTDMIGMNWEYPDADYNKRAQIWKAHEDYTKGLLYFIGNDSRIPEFIRNEMQQWGYPKDEYTDNGNWSHQLYVREARRMVGELVMTEHHCQGREKVKDGIGMAAYGMDSHNCERLIINGQVKNEGNVEVHGFAPYAISYRAIIPRQKEANNLFVPVCLSASHIAYGSIRMEPVFMVLGQSAVVAACQAIDKKIPVQQVNVQEVQAILKNNPLADKSTPELLVDNDNKDLVQITGNWKTENHGGYGPTYLTTDAGNNTTASVRFTAKVTQSGDYRVYTYFPKVSNPSTKTSITVYAGGKATEKIINQSDLRVEGQTSGEWILLGTYQLAAGQQTYVEVAAKNANGAIVADAVLYVPVPK; this is encoded by the coding sequence ATGAGATCTTATTTCATTGCTTTATTGTGTGCGCTGGCGGTTGGCAGCATAGGTTTTGCGCAATCAAACAAAGCCCCGCTTACTGCTGACATTTGCATATATGGCGGAACAGCCGCTGGCGTCATAGCAGCCTATACTGCCCAGCAGATGGGAAAAACTGTTATTTTAATTGAGCCGGGAAGACACCTGGGCGGCATGACCTCAGGTGGATTGGGCTATACTGATATCGGCAACAAATATGTAGTAACCGGCCTGGCAAGGGATTTTTACCGCCGTATAGGCACGCACTACGGAAAATTTGAGCAGTGGGTCTTTGAGCCCAAAGTGGCAGAAGGCATTCTTAATGACTATGTAAAACGGGCAGGTTTCCCGGTGCTGTTTGAGAACAGGTTGGTAAAGGTCATCAAGGAAAACAACCGCCTGCAAGCAATCACCCTCGAAAACAGTTACCAACCTGGTACAGTTTCCCATCAAACAGTGCGGGCCAAGGTATTTATTGACTGTTCTTATGAAGGCGACCTCATGGCCCGTTCGGGTGTTACGTATACCGTAGGACGGGAAGCCAACAGCCAGTATGATGAAACCATCAATGGTGTGCAGTTAATGAATGGCCATCAGTTTCCGGATGGTATTGATCCTTACGTGGTACCCGGCAACCCGCAATCGGGTTTATTATGGGGCATCAGCAAAGAGGTGCCCAGGGACAATGGCATGGGGAATAAAATGGTGCAGGCTTACAACTTCCGTATTACGCTCAGCAATATTCCCGAAAACCGGGTGACTATTACCAGGCCGCTCAATTATGATCCTGCAAAGTATGAATTGCTGCTTCGCCTCAAGGGAAAACAACCCTGGAAGGCACTTACCGATGTATTTATCTGGAGTTTGATGCCCAATGGGAAAACGGACATTAACAACAAGGGCGGTTTTTCTACGGATATGATCGGCATGAATTGGGAATACCCGGATGCTGATTATAACAAAAGAGCACAGATATGGAAGGCGCATGAAGACTATACCAAGGGGTTACTGTATTTTATTGGCAACGATAGCCGGATACCTGAATTTATCCGGAATGAGATGCAACAATGGGGGTATCCCAAAGATGAGTATACGGATAATGGTAACTGGTCTCATCAACTGTACGTGCGTGAGGCCAGGCGCATGGTGGGTGAGCTGGTAATGACAGAGCACCACTGCCAGGGAAGGGAAAAGGTAAAAGATGGTATAGGAATGGCTGCCTACGGCATGGATTCCCATAATTGTGAAAGGCTCATCATTAATGGACAGGTAAAAAATGAGGGCAATGTGGAAGTACACGGCTTTGCACCTTATGCCATTTCGTACAGGGCCATTATTCCCCGGCAAAAAGAAGCCAACAATCTATTTGTACCGGTTTGTTTATCGGCATCCCATATCGCTTATGGTTCTATCCGTATGGAGCCTGTATTCATGGTGCTGGGCCAATCTGCTGTTGTAGCTGCCTGTCAGGCGATCGATAAAAAAATACCTGTTCAGCAGGTAAATGTCCAGGAGGTCCAGGCCATATTGAAAAACAATCCACTGGCAGACAAGAGCACGCCGGAGCTATTGGTAGACAATGACAATAAAGATCTTGTTCAGATAACAGGCAATTGGAAAACAGAAAACCACGGCGGTTATGGTCCAACTTACCTGACTACCGATGCCGGCAACAACACCACTGCCTCAGTGAGGTTTACAGCTAAGGTTACCCAAAGTGGCGACTATCGCGTCTATACCTATTTTCCCAAAGTGTCCAATCCTTCCACTAAAACAAGCATCACCGTTTATGCCGGAGGGAAGGCAACAGAAAAAATCATCAACCAATCAGACCTGCGGGTAGAGGGACAAACATCGGGAGAATGGATATTATTGGGCACTTACCAGCTGGCGGCAGGTCAGCAAACATATGTAGAGGTCGCTGCTAAAAACGCCAATGGCGCCATAGTAGCAGATGCCGTGCTTTATGTACCTGTTCCAAAGTAG
- a CDS encoding MFS transporter — MENKTKLLSAAVIVASLGYFVDIYDLLLFSIVRVPSLQSLGLTGEDITKNGIFLLNVQMIGLLAGGICWGILGDKKGRLSVLFGSIFLYSIANIANGLAYSVGSYAVWRFIAGFGLAGELGAGITLVAEIMPKAKRGYATTIVATVGVSGAVAAFFIARCFDWRTSYFIGGGLGLSLLLLRVGVVESGMFGKARHSQGRRGDFFSLFTNKSRFYKYLQCITIGIPLWFVVGILITLSPEFGKVLGIQEAVDAGVAVACCYGGLVAGDIVSGLLSQYLKSRIKVVYAYLFLSIVFIAAYFLLHGISLFGFYTICFLLGFSVGYWVIFMTIATEQFGTNIRATVTTTVPNFVRGSVVPLSLLFQYFKQLFNDSLIYAGIAVGLICLGLAFWALSKMQDTFSKDLDYLEE, encoded by the coding sequence ATGGAAAATAAAACGAAGCTATTAAGTGCTGCTGTCATTGTAGCATCCTTAGGCTATTTTGTAGACATTTATGACCTGTTGTTATTTAGTATTGTTCGCGTACCGAGTTTGCAATCGTTGGGGCTGACTGGTGAGGATATAACAAAGAATGGCATCTTTCTTCTGAATGTTCAAATGATCGGGTTGCTGGCAGGAGGTATATGCTGGGGTATTTTAGGAGATAAGAAGGGACGTTTATCGGTATTATTCGGATCGATCTTTCTGTATTCCATTGCCAATATTGCGAATGGGCTTGCTTACTCGGTAGGCAGCTATGCTGTATGGCGTTTCATTGCAGGGTTTGGTCTGGCAGGAGAACTGGGTGCGGGCATTACGCTGGTAGCCGAGATCATGCCCAAAGCCAAACGTGGATATGCTACCACTATTGTGGCCACCGTAGGCGTGAGCGGAGCAGTTGCGGCCTTCTTTATTGCACGGTGTTTCGACTGGCGCACCTCTTACTTTATCGGCGGTGGTTTGGGGCTATCATTATTGCTGCTACGCGTGGGCGTTGTCGAGTCGGGTATGTTTGGAAAGGCCAGGCATAGCCAGGGTCGCCGGGGTGATTTCTTCTCGCTGTTCACCAACAAAAGCCGTTTTTATAAATACCTCCAATGCATCACCATAGGTATTCCCCTGTGGTTTGTAGTTGGTATATTGATCACCCTTTCTCCGGAATTTGGCAAAGTGTTGGGCATACAGGAGGCGGTCGATGCGGGCGTTGCTGTGGCCTGTTGTTATGGCGGCCTCGTGGCAGGCGATATTGTAAGTGGGTTACTTAGCCAATACCTGAAAAGCAGGATCAAGGTGGTTTATGCCTATCTTTTTTTATCGATTGTTTTTATAGCAGCTTACTTTTTACTACATGGCATCAGCCTGTTTGGATTTTATACGATCTGTTTCCTCCTCGGTTTTTCAGTAGGCTACTGGGTCATTTTTATGACGATCGCCACCGAACAATTTGGCACCAATATACGGGCAACAGTCACCACTACTGTACCCAATTTCGTGCGGGGGTCGGTAGTGCCGCTCTCCCTGCTTTTTCAGTATTTCAAACAGCTATTCAATGATTCCCTGATCTATGCAGGTATTGCCGTAGGCCTGATATGCCTTGGATTGGCATTCTGGGCTTTAAGCAAAATGCAGGACACTTTTTCTAAGGACCTCGATTATCTGGAAGAATAA
- a CDS encoding glycoside hydrolase 5 family protein, producing the protein MNIIIRLFLLVVICNLSTIPVALCGPAHTKTAIKKDTGDILTIVQTVTGNIFYAQEQKTFVINTNADSIVWSYADYWNRPVSAGRSVVVNNTVRLTLNPSKPGWYKLVIKSRKNGNTPLTKETSFAIVSAFDLSTVTESPFMVQTHAWQSTDTLIPIAKRMGVKYVRDVIRWEWIELAKQVYTFGAKQDSFVAQLASNHLKSYLTLALYNPLYDSGNAPVSPEARLAFAQYCQQVLTRYPAIQQVEIWNEPDIGTFSKGLTTEAQKANFYFNLLKASYELLHPLFPQVKITGFVVSDVASNAFLDSIYKQGAVNYMDEYAFHYYNAVPENIGNEITRHRNIMKSWNNDQTVPLNLSETGFTTASTSEKDQANYLPRRIVHALANGISKVSVYNLQNKNTLNDSEGSYGLIRHPADSKGAYVPKPAFVAYAVLTRQLTGAQFEQQEPFSPDSVYSFKFTKGSEEIRCMYSIAGARVKLHTSASITVTDLMGNQQTYQPVDGVVYINLDKDLVYVHGNLTAPYWALAPNNTFL; encoded by the coding sequence ATGAACATAATCATACGCCTTTTCCTCCTGGTTGTAATTTGTAATTTGTCAACCATTCCTGTGGCTCTTTGCGGGCCAGCCCATACAAAAACAGCAATCAAAAAAGATACCGGGGATATATTAACTATTGTGCAAACCGTTACCGGGAATATTTTTTATGCACAGGAGCAAAAAACGTTTGTCATCAATACCAATGCAGATTCGATCGTATGGTCGTATGCTGATTACTGGAATCGTCCGGTATCCGCTGGCAGGAGTGTCGTTGTGAACAATACGGTTAGACTTACGCTCAACCCCAGTAAACCAGGCTGGTACAAGCTGGTCATTAAATCAAGAAAAAACGGGAATACGCCTCTCACCAAAGAAACATCTTTTGCTATTGTTTCGGCTTTCGACCTGAGTACCGTCACTGAATCACCTTTTATGGTGCAAACCCATGCCTGGCAATCGACCGATACGCTGATACCTATTGCTAAAAGAATGGGCGTTAAATATGTGAGGGATGTGATACGGTGGGAATGGATAGAGCTTGCCAAACAGGTGTATACATTTGGTGCAAAACAGGACAGCTTCGTTGCACAGCTGGCAAGCAACCACCTGAAGTCTTATCTTACCCTGGCATTGTACAATCCGCTCTATGACAGCGGCAACGCACCGGTAAGCCCGGAAGCAAGGCTCGCCTTTGCACAATATTGCCAACAGGTGTTGACCAGGTATCCTGCTATACAGCAGGTAGAGATCTGGAACGAGCCGGATATAGGCACTTTTTCAAAGGGACTCACAACAGAAGCGCAGAAGGCCAATTTTTATTTCAATTTGCTAAAAGCTTCGTATGAGCTGCTCCACCCGCTGTTCCCGCAGGTTAAAATAACCGGGTTTGTAGTAAGTGACGTGGCATCCAACGCATTCCTGGATTCTATTTATAAACAGGGTGCTGTGAATTATATGGATGAATACGCCTTTCATTATTATAATGCTGTTCCCGAAAATATAGGGAACGAAATTACCCGGCATCGAAACATCATGAAATCCTGGAACAATGATCAAACGGTCCCTTTGAACCTCTCCGAAACAGGGTTTACTACTGCCAGCACCTCTGAAAAAGACCAGGCAAATTACCTGCCCAGGAGGATCGTGCATGCTTTGGCCAATGGTATCAGCAAGGTAAGTGTTTATAATTTGCAGAATAAGAATACACTCAATGATTCCGAAGGATCTTATGGGCTGATCAGGCATCCTGCTGACAGCAAAGGGGCCTATGTGCCCAAGCCGGCCTTTGTTGCTTATGCCGTATTAACCCGCCAGTTGACAGGCGCCCAATTTGAACAGCAGGAACCCTTTTCCCCGGACAGTGTTTATTCCTTTAAATTCACGAAAGGTAGTGAAGAAATAAGGTGCATGTATTCGATCGCCGGCGCCCGGGTGAAGCTCCATACTTCCGCCAGCATAACGGTCACTGATCTGATGGGTAATCAGCAAACCTATCAGCCTGTCGATGGCGTTGTGTATATTAATCTCGATAAGGACCTGGTGTATGTACACGGCAACCTGACAGCTCCTTATTGGGCCCTTGCCCCCAATAACACGTTCCTTTAG
- a CDS encoding baeRF3 domain-containing protein produces the protein MKQTMIGGEIVALIEKKKGICISIIVPAHRFSPEKRSDKERLDKSIQRAIKHLLDNYPPEQVIPLIEAMDELYQQVDFTHTEAGIGLFVSPDIHQLVYFIYPVKEKMMIGESFDIRDLLYQDYYSRVYFVLMLSEQGAKLFQARLNKLEEVHDSHFPLTNEDEYEYQRPIYGSAGGKTTFIKAIERDKSQLEEIRYTQFLKKVVEGLDNNLTLDTPMIVTGTKKDLGYYSKVTHHTDHVFGLLPGNFSHLSLNELGALTWPIMKSFLDDWKQQQVIALQETHGKAHVLTTLQDIWKAVQEGRGARLLVEKDLSIPAYLSNDNGYQLHLHPPKGRHRILPDVINSLMETVLAKHGEVIMLENGFLENFQRMLLVTRY, from the coding sequence ATGAAACAAACAATGATAGGGGGAGAAATAGTTGCTTTAATAGAAAAGAAAAAGGGAATTTGTATATCGATCATCGTTCCCGCACACCGCTTCTCCCCCGAAAAAAGGTCCGATAAAGAACGGCTGGATAAAAGTATTCAACGGGCAATCAAACATTTATTGGATAACTATCCTCCGGAGCAAGTCATTCCCCTGATAGAAGCGATGGATGAGTTGTACCAACAGGTGGACTTTACTCATACTGAGGCAGGTATTGGCTTGTTTGTCAGCCCGGATATTCACCAGCTGGTCTATTTCATTTATCCTGTGAAGGAAAAAATGATGATCGGTGAATCATTTGATATCAGGGATCTGCTGTACCAGGATTATTATTCCCGGGTTTATTTTGTTTTGATGCTTTCGGAACAAGGAGCTAAACTATTCCAGGCACGGTTAAATAAACTGGAGGAGGTACACGATAGTCATTTCCCGCTTACCAACGAGGATGAATATGAGTACCAGCGGCCTATCTATGGATCAGCAGGGGGAAAGACCACTTTTATCAAAGCGATTGAAAGGGACAAATCGCAGCTGGAAGAGATACGATATACTCAATTCTTAAAAAAGGTAGTTGAAGGTTTGGATAACAACCTGACCCTGGATACGCCAATGATCGTAACCGGTACAAAAAAGGATCTGGGATACTATAGTAAAGTGACTCATCATACTGATCATGTGTTCGGCCTTTTACCTGGAAACTTTTCACATCTTTCTCTCAACGAGTTGGGAGCACTGACCTGGCCAATTATGAAATCGTTCCTGGATGATTGGAAACAACAACAGGTCATAGCTTTGCAGGAAACACATGGTAAAGCACATGTACTTACCACCTTACAAGATATCTGGAAGGCGGTACAGGAAGGAAGGGGAGCAAGATTATTGGTAGAAAAAGATCTTTCCATACCCGCCTACCTTTCTAATGATAATGGTTATCAATTACATTTGCATCCTCCCAAGGGAAGACACCGGATATTGCCAGATGTAATTAACAGTCTGATGGAGACTGTACTGGCAAAACATGGAGAGGTTATTATGCTGGAAAACGGGTTCCTGGAAAACTTTCAACGAATGCTCCTGGTTACCCGGTATTAG
- a CDS encoding bactofilin family protein, translated as MKQLLGIMLALASVPATAQTYLGRSVTVKAPVWQDTYIAGGNVLVEAPVHGDLVVAGGTVHLTDSVTGDVLVLGGKVVFEGPVGDDIRCAGGEIHVLKQVIGDVAVTGGTITIDQGASVGNILAAGGDVILNGQVAGTVQSTSGLLVINGSVAKGIDCRAEKIQVNGEIGGPAVLVSGNRILIGNQAIFRSSVRYWLANDNDVDFKHALRGGKAVFDPSLRIQVGRWYFLGFSTIAGLIWYTGMVLLMIMILQYLFSSTMVRAGNTVWLTPWKAIGFGIGFWIGVPVAALLAFASVIGVPVGIILIGVYLLCVLLATVITAVVGANWLNARAKSNWGYWRMVFTALVAFMVLKILSFSPFFGWLLLIMSVCLTSGAVLINIRWRRRT; from the coding sequence ATGAAACAATTGTTGGGGATCATGCTGGCATTGGCTAGCGTACCGGCAACAGCGCAAACGTACCTGGGCAGGTCGGTAACGGTGAAAGCCCCTGTTTGGCAGGATACCTATATAGCCGGCGGAAATGTCCTGGTGGAAGCGCCTGTACATGGTGACCTGGTGGTTGCCGGAGGTACTGTTCATTTAACCGATTCGGTGACCGGTGATGTACTGGTGTTGGGTGGCAAAGTTGTTTTTGAAGGACCGGTTGGGGATGATATCCGGTGTGCTGGTGGCGAGATCCATGTGCTAAAACAGGTTATTGGCGATGTGGCAGTAACAGGAGGGACCATTACGATAGATCAAGGGGCCTCCGTGGGCAATATATTGGCTGCCGGAGGAGATGTGATCCTGAACGGGCAGGTGGCCGGAACAGTTCAAAGTACCTCCGGCCTCCTGGTGATCAATGGTTCGGTAGCCAAAGGCATTGATTGCCGTGCCGAAAAAATACAAGTAAATGGAGAGATTGGCGGCCCGGCTGTCCTCGTTTCCGGTAACAGGATACTTATTGGTAACCAGGCTATTTTCCGGAGTTCGGTGCGCTATTGGTTGGCAAATGACAACGATGTTGACTTCAAACACGCGTTGCGGGGTGGGAAAGCGGTGTTCGACCCATCGCTGCGCATTCAGGTCGGACGGTGGTATTTTCTGGGGTTCTCCACCATTGCCGGGTTAATTTGGTATACAGGCATGGTATTATTAATGATCATGATCCTTCAATATTTGTTTTCTTCCACAATGGTGCGAGCTGGCAATACCGTTTGGTTAACACCTTGGAAAGCAATAGGCTTTGGCATCGGTTTTTGGATCGGTGTTCCGGTTGCTGCTCTCCTGGCTTTTGCCTCAGTAATAGGTGTACCAGTTGGAATCATTCTTATTGGAGTATATTTATTATGTGTCCTCCTGGCCACCGTTATTACTGCCGTAGTGGGAGCCAACTGGTTAAATGCCCGGGCTAAAAGTAATTGGGGCTATTGGAGGATGGTTTTTACCGCATTGGTCGCCTTTATGGTGCTAAAGATCCTGAGCTTTTCTCCCTTCTTCGGCTGGCTCCTCTTGATAATGTCTGTATGCCTGACCTCAGGCGCTGTTTTGATCAATATCAGGTGGCGCAGACGAACCTAA
- a CDS encoding BON domain-containing protein: MKTDAQLQKDVMDELKWHPYLQAAQIGVAAKNGVVTLSGTVVTFGQKLEAERAAKKVAGVKALAEEIQVSLPHSYQKTDSELAEAVLNALKWHSAVQEEKIKVSVEKGHVKLEGTVDWEYQKTSARMAVENLMGVRSVMNSITVQPAVTAKDIEQKIKDSFQRSATIDASHIAVQINDHRVTLNGYVRSLSEKEDAETAAWNAGGITRVESKLEIRLPEYSFED; the protein is encoded by the coding sequence ATGAAAACAGATGCTCAATTACAGAAGGATGTGATGGACGAATTGAAATGGCATCCATACCTTCAGGCAGCCCAGATTGGTGTGGCTGCTAAAAATGGCGTGGTAACCTTGAGCGGTACAGTGGTTACCTTTGGTCAGAAACTGGAAGCAGAACGGGCTGCCAAAAAAGTGGCGGGTGTAAAAGCCCTGGCTGAAGAAATACAGGTTAGCCTGCCTCATTCCTACCAGAAAACAGATAGCGAACTGGCTGAAGCCGTACTGAATGCATTGAAATGGCACAGCGCGGTACAGGAAGAAAAGATTAAGGTCAGTGTGGAAAAAGGTCATGTCAAACTGGAAGGTACCGTTGATTGGGAATACCAGAAAACCAGTGCCCGCATGGCCGTTGAAAACCTGATGGGCGTTCGTTCTGTTATGAATTCAATAACTGTACAACCTGCCGTAACTGCAAAGGACATAGAACAAAAGATCAAGGACTCATTTCAACGCAGCGCCACTATAGATGCCAGCCATATTGCAGTACAAATAAACGACCACCGCGTGACGCTTAATGGGTATGTCCGTTCCTTAAGTGAAAAGGAGGATGCAGAAACTGCTGCCTGGAATGCCGGCGGTATTACACGGGTTGAGAGTAAACTGGAAATCAGGTTGCCGGAGTATTCTTTTGAAGATTAA
- a CDS encoding polysaccharide deacetylase family protein translates to MKSIIHLLLIMGCLGAGRQPRKLPPQVPILCYHNIRSSLEGHQPDYTIDRQQFRQHLKVLSDSGYHSITPDQLYQYLTRGIPLPEKPVMITFDDNRLEHYTIAAPMLRQYGFTGVFFIMTVTIGKPGYMSAEQLKKLSDDGHCIGNHTWDHPDMRKLTLQEWRIQVDMPRQYLEKITGRPVQGLAYPYGAWNEAAIKEVKARNVQMAFQLMGKMSNANPLYSIRRLQVSGNLPATELLEVMRSTFREERR, encoded by the coding sequence GTGAAGTCAATAATTCATCTACTGTTGATCATGGGTTGCCTGGGGGCAGGACGGCAGCCCCGCAAGCTTCCTCCACAGGTTCCCATACTTTGCTATCACAATATCAGGAGTTCACTGGAAGGACATCAGCCCGATTATACCATTGACCGGCAGCAGTTTCGCCAACACTTAAAGGTGCTTTCCGACAGCGGCTACCATAGCATTACACCCGACCAGCTTTACCAATACCTTACCCGGGGTATTCCCCTGCCCGAAAAACCAGTCATGATCACTTTTGATGATAACAGACTGGAACATTATACGATAGCAGCTCCTATGCTGCGCCAATATGGATTTACAGGGGTGTTCTTTATCATGACAGTCACCATCGGCAAGCCAGGGTACATGAGTGCTGAGCAGCTAAAAAAGTTATCTGACGATGGGCACTGTATTGGCAATCATACCTGGGACCATCCCGATATGCGAAAGCTCACCCTTCAAGAATGGCGCATACAGGTAGACATGCCCCGGCAATACCTTGAAAAAATAACCGGCCGGCCGGTGCAAGGCCTGGCCTATCCTTATGGAGCCTGGAATGAGGCCGCTATAAAAGAGGTAAAGGCAAGGAATGTGCAAATGGCTTTTCAACTGATGGGTAAAATGAGCAATGCCAATCCCTTGTATTCGATCCGGCGTCTCCAGGTGTCTGGCAACCTGCCAGCCACGGAGTTGCTGGAAGTAATGCGTTCCACCTTTCGCGAAGAAAGGCGGTAA
- a CDS encoding polysaccharide deacetylase family protein, with protein MINFVMSHSTISLFSRKQTILLFGAAWALLAMSVSLPPAHSLQQTKPALTDSTTLYLTFDDGIIPESEALDSLVRTEEVPVTVFWIGKFVLWNDTTRRIWQLMRNNPWIEPGNHSYSHANNRYFKYYQDPQQVVHDFQLNADSLQFTGKLARLPGRNAWRINNRKREDLEDCKAVADSLAAAGYSLFGWDIEWNYSSSTNQLEPAEDLLFRIGQVLKFHRSFMPRHIVILCHDPAMSSSFSITTLQHFIQQARTQYPYRFRFLSQYPAL; from the coding sequence ATGATCAATTTCGTTATGAGCCACTCTACCATTTCCCTTTTTTCGCGTAAACAAACCATCCTGTTGTTTGGAGCAGCCTGGGCACTCCTGGCTATGAGTGTTTCGCTGCCACCAGCCCATTCCCTGCAGCAAACAAAGCCGGCGCTTACGGATTCCACTACCTTGTACCTGACCTTCGACGATGGTATTATTCCGGAAAGTGAAGCACTGGACAGTTTGGTACGGACGGAAGAAGTACCGGTAACCGTTTTCTGGATCGGGAAATTTGTGCTCTGGAATGATACCACGCGGCGGATCTGGCAATTGATGCGGAACAATCCCTGGATCGAACCGGGCAATCATAGTTATAGTCATGCCAATAACCGGTACTTTAAATACTACCAGGATCCGCAGCAGGTAGTACATGATTTTCAACTGAATGCCGACAGTCTGCAGTTTACCGGCAAGCTGGCGCGCTTGCCGGGACGCAATGCCTGGCGTATCAACAACCGCAAACGGGAGGACCTGGAGGATTGTAAGGCCGTGGCCGATTCGTTGGCAGCAGCCGGCTATTCGCTGTTTGGCTGGGATATTGAATGGAACTACTCCTCTTCCACCAACCAATTGGAACCGGCGGAAGACCTGTTGTTCCGCATCGGCCAGGTACTGAAGTTTCACCGGTCCTTTATGCCCAGGCATATTGTGATCCTCTGCCACGATCCGGCCATGAGCAGTTCATTTAGTATCACCACCTTACAGCATTTCATTCAACAGGCACGTACCCAATATCCCTACCGGTTCCGCTTCCTGAGCCAGTATCCCGCGCTCTGA